Proteins found in one Populus alba chromosome 14, ASM523922v2, whole genome shotgun sequence genomic segment:
- the LOC118043081 gene encoding very-long-chain aldehyde decarbonylase GL1-9, whose translation MVFWEGYVSDEVMGIFAPIVVYWLYGGFYQLLPPLDGYRLHTRKEEEEKNLLSLSKVVKGVLLQQLLQAAVAHALFLLTSTADESGITIQPSIPVQFVQIIIGMLVMDTWQYFMHRYMHQNKFLYRHVHSQHHRLVVPYAIGALYNHPLEGLLLDTIGGAIAFLTSGMTARTSVFFFCFATVKTVDDHCGLWLPGNIFHIFFQNNTAYHDIHHQLPGTKYNYSQPFFSIWDKILGTHMPYTLVKRPEGGFEARLVKEVKD comes from the exons ATGGTGTTTTGGGAGGGTTATGTGAGTGATGAAGTGATGGGCATTTTCGCCCCAATTGTCGTTTATTGGTTGTACGGTGGGTTTTACCAGCTATTGCCGCCTTTGGATGGGTATCGGTTGCATACTAgaaaagaggaggaagagaagaatttgtTGTCCCTGTCGAAGGTGGTTAAGGGTGTTTTGCTTCAACAACTACTTCAGGCTGCTGTTGCTCATGCACTCTTTTTG TTGACATCAACAGCTGATGAATCTGGAATCACGATCCAGCCCTCTATTCCTGTCCAGTTTGTGCAAATTATTATTGGAATGCTTGTAATGGATACGTGGCAGTACTTTATGCACCGGTACATGCATCAGAACAAATTTTTATACCGTCATGTCCACTCGCAGCATCACAGGCTAGTCGTACCTTATGCAATAGGGGCACTTTATAACCACCCACTGGAAGGTCTCTTGCTCGACACAATTGGTGGTGCCATTGCATTCCTCACCTCAGGAATGACTGCGCGGACATCAGTCTTTTTCTTCTGCTTCGCTACAGTTAAAACGGTTGATGATCATTGTGGACTCTGGTTGCCTGGCAATATcttccatatttttttccagAATAACACTGCTTACCATGACATCCACCATCAACTCCCGGGCACAAAGTACAATTATTCTCAGCCATTCTTCTCCATTTGGGATAAAATTCTAGGGACTCATATGCCTTACACTCTTGTAAAGCGACCTGAAGGTGGTTTTGAGGCGAGACTGGTCAAGGAGGTCAAGGACTAG
- the LOC118043006 gene encoding co-chaperone protein p23-1, whose protein sequence is MSRHPSVKWAQRSDNLFITVQLPDAQDVKLKIEPEGKFFFSATSGVDKIPYEVELDLLDKVIVEESKASTGSRSIQYIVKKAENKWWSRLIKQTGKPPVFLTVDWDKWIDEDEEFTSKGAPEAEMGDMGFDFPNLNLGGGGFDGPAPEMDDDDEDDTEDENAEEAPSAEKEVPSASGEADTKKT, encoded by the exons ATGAG CCGTCATCCTTCAGTGAAATGGGCCCAGAGGTCCGACAATTTGTTCATCACCGTGCAGCTGCCTGATGCACAGGATGTAAAGCTTAAAATCGAGCCCGAAGGGaaatttttcttctctgctaCCAGTGGGGTGGATAAGATACCCTATGAAGTTGAACTTGACCTATTAGACAAGGTCATTGTAGAG GAGAGCAAGGCTAGTACTGGCTCCAGAAGTATCCAGTACATTGTGAAGAAGGCTGAGAATAAATGGTGGAGCAGATTGATAAAACAAACCGGAAAACCTCCAGTGTTCTTGACTGTTGATTGGGATAAATGGATTGATGAGGATGAGGAGTTCACTAGTAAGG GAGCACCTGAGGCTGAGATGGGGGATATGGGTTTTGATTTTCCT AATCTGAATCTTGGAGGCGGAGGCTTTGATGGGCCTGCTCCTGAAATGGACGATG ATGATGAAGATGACACAGAGGATGAGAATGCGGAAGAAGCACCGTCAGCAGAGAAGGAAGTACCATCCGCTAGTGGCGAAGCAGACACTAAGAAAACTTGA
- the LOC118042795 gene encoding uncharacterized protein isoform X2, which produces MPEEAVEVIDLRSQITFLQNRVKELEEENAKFSSRLSSCRCNELKEKKPKEKCKNLGEEREEMNSGSRKSGRKKAAPKTPGYDTRIMNHHPRRYVALKVMYFGQRFYGFSLEAQMDPTVESEIFKALEKTRLLIGEKKEIQYSRCGRTDKGVSAVGQVIALYLRSKRKDIDAHNKHSGETVPEEQDGQPGEIDYVRVLNGVLPKDIRIVGWCPVPSDFSARFSCLSREYKYFFWSDNLNLSVMETAGKKLIGEHDFRNFCKMDAVKVHNYRRNVMSFEISPCNMRFQGHQLYAIKIKGSAFLWHQVRCMVAVLFMIGQGLESPEVIDALLDTRTLRKPQYLMAPEIPLVLLSCEFEGLKFSCSSDAGQALHAHLENECRLYHLQAAIFHEALLSHLPLSIGAENKDASSNGVTRKKASHVPLMSRETEPSYEERRAKLETAKLRA; this is translated from the exons ATGCCCGAAGAAGCAGTAGAAGTCATCGATTTAAgatctcaaataacttttcTTCAGAACAGAGTCAAA gaattGGAGGAAGAGAATGCAAAGTTTTCCTCTCGACTCTCAAGCTGTCGCTGTAAcgag TTAAAAGAGAAGAAGCCtaaagaaaaatgtaaaaatctgggagaggagagagaagaaatgAATTCTGGGAGCAGGAAGAGTGGAAGAAAGAAAGCTGCGCCTAAAACGCCAG GTTATGATACAAGGATCATGAATCACCATCCGAGGAGATATGTTGCTCTTAAAGTCATGTATTTTGGTCAAAG gttttatggtttttctttggaGGCACAAATGGATCCGACAGTTGAG TCTGAGATTTTCAAGGCTCTTGAAAAGACAAGACTTTTAATTGGTGAGAAGAAGGAAATACAGTACTCAAGATGTGGTAGAACAGACAAGGGAGTTTCTGCTGTTGGGCAA GTGATTGCGCTGTATTTACGATCCAAACGCAAGGACATTGATGCACACAACAAACATTCAGGGGAGACTGTTCCAGAAGAACAAGATGGTCAGCCag GGGAAATTGATTATGTGAGAGTGTTGAATGGAGTCCTTCCAAAAGACATTCGAATTGTGGGCTGGTGTCCTGTTCCAAGTGACTTCAGTGCAAG GTTCAGCTGTTTGAGCAGGgaatataaatatttcttttggaGTGACAATTTGAACCTCTCG gTTATGGAGACTGCAGGTAAGAAACTTATTGGGGAACACGACTTCAGAAACTTCTGCAAGATGGATGCAGTGAAAGTGCACAATTATAGGCGAAATGTGATGTCATTCGAGATCTCTCCTTGTAATATGAG GTTTCAAGGGCATCAACTTTAtgctataaaaattaaaggtagTGCTTTCCTGTGGCACCAAGTCCGGTGCATGGTTGCTGTGCTATTTATGATTGGCCAAGGTCTTGAATCCCCTGAA GTAATAGATGCATTACTGGACACCAGGACACTGAGGAAACCCCAGTATCTCATGGCTCCTGAAATTCCGTTGGTTCTTCTATCCTGTGAGTTTGAAGGTCTCAAGTTTTCGTGTTCTTCAG ATGCCGGACAAGCTCTGCATGCTCACTTGGAGAATGAATGCCGACTTTACCATCTCCAGGCTGCTATCTTTCACGAGGCTCTGTTGAGTCATTTGCCTTTGTCAATTGGTGCAGAAa ATAAAGACGCATCTAGCAATGGAGTGACAAGAAAAAAAGCTTCCCATGTTCCCCTCATGTCAAGGGAAACTGAGC CATCATATGAAGAGCGGCGTGCTAAGCTGGAAACGGCGAAGTTAAGAGCTTGA
- the LOC118042795 gene encoding uncharacterized protein isoform X3 has product MPEEAVEVIDLRSQITFLQNRVKELEEENAKFSSRLSSCRCNELKEKKPKEKCKNLGEEREEMNSGSRKSGRKKAAPKTPGYDTRIMNHHPRRYVALKVMYFGQRFYGFSLEAQMDPTVESEIFKALEKTRLLIGEKKEIQYSRCGRTDKGVSAVGQVIALYLRSKRKDIDAHNKHSGETVPEEQDGQPVGEIDYVRVLNGVLPKDIRIVGWCPVPSDFSARFSCLSREYKYFFWSDNLNLSVMETAGKKLIGEHDFRNFCKMDAVKVHNYRRNVMSFEISPCNMRFQGHQLYAIKIKGSAFLWHQVRCMVAVLFMIGQGLESPEVIDALLDTRTLRKPQYLMAPEIPLVLLSCEFEGLKFSCSSDAGQALHAHLENECRLYHLQAAIFHEALLSHLPLSIDKDASSNGVTRKKASHVPLMSRETEPSYEERRAKLETAKLRA; this is encoded by the exons ATGCCCGAAGAAGCAGTAGAAGTCATCGATTTAAgatctcaaataacttttcTTCAGAACAGAGTCAAA gaattGGAGGAAGAGAATGCAAAGTTTTCCTCTCGACTCTCAAGCTGTCGCTGTAAcgag TTAAAAGAGAAGAAGCCtaaagaaaaatgtaaaaatctgggagaggagagagaagaaatgAATTCTGGGAGCAGGAAGAGTGGAAGAAAGAAAGCTGCGCCTAAAACGCCAG GTTATGATACAAGGATCATGAATCACCATCCGAGGAGATATGTTGCTCTTAAAGTCATGTATTTTGGTCAAAG gttttatggtttttctttggaGGCACAAATGGATCCGACAGTTGAG TCTGAGATTTTCAAGGCTCTTGAAAAGACAAGACTTTTAATTGGTGAGAAGAAGGAAATACAGTACTCAAGATGTGGTAGAACAGACAAGGGAGTTTCTGCTGTTGGGCAA GTGATTGCGCTGTATTTACGATCCAAACGCAAGGACATTGATGCACACAACAAACATTCAGGGGAGACTGTTCCAGAAGAACAAGATGGTCAGCCag taGGGGAAATTGATTATGTGAGAGTGTTGAATGGAGTCCTTCCAAAAGACATTCGAATTGTGGGCTGGTGTCCTGTTCCAAGTGACTTCAGTGCAAG GTTCAGCTGTTTGAGCAGGgaatataaatatttcttttggaGTGACAATTTGAACCTCTCG gTTATGGAGACTGCAGGTAAGAAACTTATTGGGGAACACGACTTCAGAAACTTCTGCAAGATGGATGCAGTGAAAGTGCACAATTATAGGCGAAATGTGATGTCATTCGAGATCTCTCCTTGTAATATGAG GTTTCAAGGGCATCAACTTTAtgctataaaaattaaaggtagTGCTTTCCTGTGGCACCAAGTCCGGTGCATGGTTGCTGTGCTATTTATGATTGGCCAAGGTCTTGAATCCCCTGAA GTAATAGATGCATTACTGGACACCAGGACACTGAGGAAACCCCAGTATCTCATGGCTCCTGAAATTCCGTTGGTTCTTCTATCCTGTGAGTTTGAAGGTCTCAAGTTTTCGTGTTCTTCAG ATGCCGGACAAGCTCTGCATGCTCACTTGGAGAATGAATGCCGACTTTACCATCTCCAGGCTGCTATCTTTCACGAGGCTCTGTTGAGTCATTTGCCTTTGTCAATTG ATAAAGACGCATCTAGCAATGGAGTGACAAGAAAAAAAGCTTCCCATGTTCCCCTCATGTCAAGGGAAACTGAGC CATCATATGAAGAGCGGCGTGCTAAGCTGGAAACGGCGAAGTTAAGAGCTTGA
- the LOC118042795 gene encoding uncharacterized protein isoform X1, which translates to MPEEAVEVIDLRSQITFLQNRVKELEEENAKFSSRLSSCRCNELKEKKPKEKCKNLGEEREEMNSGSRKSGRKKAAPKTPGYDTRIMNHHPRRYVALKVMYFGQRFYGFSLEAQMDPTVESEIFKALEKTRLLIGEKKEIQYSRCGRTDKGVSAVGQVIALYLRSKRKDIDAHNKHSGETVPEEQDGQPVGEIDYVRVLNGVLPKDIRIVGWCPVPSDFSARFSCLSREYKYFFWSDNLNLSVMETAGKKLIGEHDFRNFCKMDAVKVHNYRRNVMSFEISPCNMRFQGHQLYAIKIKGSAFLWHQVRCMVAVLFMIGQGLESPEVIDALLDTRTLRKPQYLMAPEIPLVLLSCEFEGLKFSCSSDAGQALHAHLENECRLYHLQAAIFHEALLSHLPLSIGAENKDASSNGVTRKKASHVPLMSRETEPSYEERRAKLETAKLRA; encoded by the exons ATGCCCGAAGAAGCAGTAGAAGTCATCGATTTAAgatctcaaataacttttcTTCAGAACAGAGTCAAA gaattGGAGGAAGAGAATGCAAAGTTTTCCTCTCGACTCTCAAGCTGTCGCTGTAAcgag TTAAAAGAGAAGAAGCCtaaagaaaaatgtaaaaatctgggagaggagagagaagaaatgAATTCTGGGAGCAGGAAGAGTGGAAGAAAGAAAGCTGCGCCTAAAACGCCAG GTTATGATACAAGGATCATGAATCACCATCCGAGGAGATATGTTGCTCTTAAAGTCATGTATTTTGGTCAAAG gttttatggtttttctttggaGGCACAAATGGATCCGACAGTTGAG TCTGAGATTTTCAAGGCTCTTGAAAAGACAAGACTTTTAATTGGTGAGAAGAAGGAAATACAGTACTCAAGATGTGGTAGAACAGACAAGGGAGTTTCTGCTGTTGGGCAA GTGATTGCGCTGTATTTACGATCCAAACGCAAGGACATTGATGCACACAACAAACATTCAGGGGAGACTGTTCCAGAAGAACAAGATGGTCAGCCag taGGGGAAATTGATTATGTGAGAGTGTTGAATGGAGTCCTTCCAAAAGACATTCGAATTGTGGGCTGGTGTCCTGTTCCAAGTGACTTCAGTGCAAG GTTCAGCTGTTTGAGCAGGgaatataaatatttcttttggaGTGACAATTTGAACCTCTCG gTTATGGAGACTGCAGGTAAGAAACTTATTGGGGAACACGACTTCAGAAACTTCTGCAAGATGGATGCAGTGAAAGTGCACAATTATAGGCGAAATGTGATGTCATTCGAGATCTCTCCTTGTAATATGAG GTTTCAAGGGCATCAACTTTAtgctataaaaattaaaggtagTGCTTTCCTGTGGCACCAAGTCCGGTGCATGGTTGCTGTGCTATTTATGATTGGCCAAGGTCTTGAATCCCCTGAA GTAATAGATGCATTACTGGACACCAGGACACTGAGGAAACCCCAGTATCTCATGGCTCCTGAAATTCCGTTGGTTCTTCTATCCTGTGAGTTTGAAGGTCTCAAGTTTTCGTGTTCTTCAG ATGCCGGACAAGCTCTGCATGCTCACTTGGAGAATGAATGCCGACTTTACCATCTCCAGGCTGCTATCTTTCACGAGGCTCTGTTGAGTCATTTGCCTTTGTCAATTGGTGCAGAAa ATAAAGACGCATCTAGCAATGGAGTGACAAGAAAAAAAGCTTCCCATGTTCCCCTCATGTCAAGGGAAACTGAGC CATCATATGAAGAGCGGCGTGCTAAGCTGGAAACGGCGAAGTTAAGAGCTTGA
- the LOC118042643 gene encoding 2-dehydro-3-deoxyphosphooctonate aldolase 1 has product MDSSAVLFNQLKAAEPFFLLAGPNVIESEEHILRMANHLKTISTKVGLPLVFKSSFDKANRTSSKSFRGPGMSEGLKILEKVKLAYDIPIVTDVHETIQCEPVGQVADIIQIPAFLCRQTDLLVAAAKTGKIINIKKGQFCSPSVMSNSAEKVRLAGNPNVMVCERGTMFGYNDLIVDPRNFEWMREAKCPVVADITHSLQQPAGKKLDGGGVASGGLRELIPCIARTAVAVGVDGIFMEVHDDPLNAPVDGPTQWPLRHLEELLEELVAIAKVSKGKKQMAIDLTPFRD; this is encoded by the exons ATGGATTCCTCAGCTGTTTTGTTTAACCAGCTCAAG GCAGCAGAACCATTTTTCTTGCTAGCTGGACCCAATGTGATTGAATCTGAGGAGCACATTCTTAGAATGGCCAACCATCTCAAGACTATCTCAACCAA AGTTGGGTTGCCACTTGTTTTTAAATCAAGCTTTGATAAAGCTAACAGAACATCCTCCAAATCCTTTCGAGGTCCAGGGATGAGCGAAGGGTTGAAG ATCCTTGAGAAGGTTAAACTAGCATATGACATCCCCATTGTTACTGATGTGCATGAAACAATTCAG TGTGAACCAGTCGGCCAAGTTGCAGATATCATTCAGATTCCAGCATTTTTGTGTCGTCAG ACAGATCTTCTAGTTGCAGCTGCCAAGACtggaaaaattatcaatattaagAAAGGCCAATTCTGTTCTCCTTCT GTCATGTCAAATTCTGCTGAGAAGGTAAGATTGGCAGGAAATCCAAATGTCATGGTTTGCGAGAGGGGAACTATGTTTGGCTATA ATGATTTGATTGTTGATCCACGTAATTTTGAATGGATGAGGGAAGCTAAATGTCCTGTT GTAGCTGACATTACACATTCACTGCAACAGCCTGCTGGGAAAAAG TTGGATGGTGGAGGTGTTGCTAGTGGAGGTCTTCGTGAATTGATACCATGCATTGCAAGAACGGCAGTGGCTGTTGGGGTGGATGGAATTTTCATGGAG GTGCATGACGATCCTCTAAATGCCCCAGTGGATGGTCCAACTCAATGG CCTCTACGCCATTTAGAGGAGCTGCTAGAAGAGCTTGTGGCAATAGCT AAGGTGAGCAAGGGGAAGAAACAAATGGCCATTGATCTCACACCATTTCGCGATTAG
- the LOC118042555 gene encoding agamous-like MADS-box protein AGL61: protein MTRRKIEIKKIQSEDYRKVTFSKRRAGLIKKAKFLCSESNTQIAIVSYSLSGRLFTFGHPSVDSVVDQFLDNHTTDSCGSSSNESPHVSTHGPSPPSKGVVDGKEGRPSWWALPVEDMDLDMDELRQYKASLETLKSNVASRLKEMEERASLTRDFVGFLDAH, encoded by the coding sequence ATGACGAGAAgaaagattgaaataaaaaaaatacaaagcgaAGATTACCGAAAAGTGACCTTCTCAAAGCGACGAGCTGGTCTTATAAAAAAGGCCAAATTTCTTTGCAGCGAGTCCAATACACAGATTGCTATAGTCTCCTACTCTTTGTCGGGTAGGCTCTTTACGTTCGGCCACCCTTCTGTGGATTCGGTCGTCGACCAATTTCTTGACAACCACACCACTGATAGCTGCGGCAGCAGCTCTAATGAATCTCCCCATGTTAGCACACACGGGCCATCGCCACCGTCTAAGGGAGTCGTAGATGGGAAAGAAGGGCGGCCTTCGTGGTGGGCATTGCCAGTTGAGGATATGGATTTGGACATGGATGAGCTTCGGCAATACAAGGCTTCTTTAGAGACTCTCAAAAGCAATGTGGCTAGTCGATTAAAAGAGATGGAGGAGAGAGCATCTCTCACAAGAGATTTTGTAGGGTTTCTTGATGctcattga
- the LOC118042421 gene encoding protein COFACTOR ASSEMBLY OF COMPLEX C SUBUNIT B CCB3, chloroplastic isoform X1: MAACFSLYYYNHQNHISWAPLIHTKGKSNVSERLKRPTRGHANQGRQVLRSRTCCSAGVTASLNVDFSPSHATISGELSRVPEAVRNIKVDIPTTSEATSNLIQRLMLADVDPATAKLAIGILGPFLSAFSFLFVLRIVMSWYPKLPVGKFPYVIAYAPTEPLLILTRKLIPPLGGVDVTPVVWFGLSSFLNEILVGPQGLLVLLSQQIN, encoded by the exons ATGGCAGCATGTTTTTCCCTCTACTACTACAACCACCAGAATCATATAAGCTGGGCGCCTTTGATACATACGAAAGGCAAATCCAATGTTTCG GAAAGGTTGAAACGCCCTACCAGAGGACATGCCAATCAAGGCCGTCAAGTCTTGCGGTCTAGGACGTGTTGCTCTGCAGGAGTCACAGCCTCTCTCAATGTTGACTTCTCGCCATCACACGCAACCATTTCAGGGGAGCTTTCTAGAGTTCCCGAGGCTGTGAGGAATATCAAGGTAGATATACCGACAACGTCAGAAGCTACCTCAAATTTAATCCAGAGGTTGATGCTGGCAGATGTGGACCCTGCCACAGCTAAGTTAGCTATAGGTATCTTAGGGCCGTTCCTCTCAGCATTTTCCTTTCTATTTGTTTTGAGAATAGTAATGTCCTGGTACCCGAAGCTTCCTGTTGGGAAGTTTCCATATGTAATAGCTTATGCTCCCACAGAACCGCTTCTCATTCTAACCAGGAAGTTGATTCCACCACTTGGAGGAGTGGATGTGACTCCTGTGGTATGGTTTGGCTTATCGAGTTTCCTCAACGAAATACTGGTTGGTCCACAAGGGCTTCTAGTTCTTCTTTCTCAACAGATCAACTGA
- the LOC118042421 gene encoding protein COFACTOR ASSEMBLY OF COMPLEX C SUBUNIT B CCB3, chloroplastic isoform X2, whose translation MFRLKRPTRGHANQGRQVLRSRTCCSAGVTASLNVDFSPSHATISGELSRVPEAVRNIKVDIPTTSEATSNLIQRLMLADVDPATAKLAIGILGPFLSAFSFLFVLRIVMSWYPKLPVGKFPYVIAYAPTEPLLILTRKLIPPLGGVDVTPVVWFGLSSFLNEILVGPQGLLVLLSQQIN comes from the exons ATGTTTCG GTTGAAACGCCCTACCAGAGGACATGCCAATCAAGGCCGTCAAGTCTTGCGGTCTAGGACGTGTTGCTCTGCAGGAGTCACAGCCTCTCTCAATGTTGACTTCTCGCCATCACACGCAACCATTTCAGGGGAGCTTTCTAGAGTTCCCGAGGCTGTGAGGAATATCAAGGTAGATATACCGACAACGTCAGAAGCTACCTCAAATTTAATCCAGAGGTTGATGCTGGCAGATGTGGACCCTGCCACAGCTAAGTTAGCTATAGGTATCTTAGGGCCGTTCCTCTCAGCATTTTCCTTTCTATTTGTTTTGAGAATAGTAATGTCCTGGTACCCGAAGCTTCCTGTTGGGAAGTTTCCATATGTAATAGCTTATGCTCCCACAGAACCGCTTCTCATTCTAACCAGGAAGTTGATTCCACCACTTGGAGGAGTGGATGTGACTCCTGTGGTATGGTTTGGCTTATCGAGTTTCCTCAACGAAATACTGGTTGGTCCACAAGGGCTTCTAGTTCTTCTTTCTCAACAGATCAACTGA
- the LOC118042337 gene encoding anamorsin homolog has product MDTKRTLQRSVLALTDETLISVSRVVNAARGDANDGVERCDPQVITQASSLSKLPAEPSSVDIVVSICSSIEFPGDLLVKEIFRVLKPGGTILIYNSQQSVIGETDKTISGLQRKLLLAGFSEVEALQPKSVGLSNAIHSFGVKAKKPSWNIGSSFALKKSIKSSVKVQIDDDSDLIDEDSLLTEEDLKKPRPPLVGDCEVGSTRKACKNCTCGRAEAEETVKLGLTTDQLNNPQSACGSCGLGDAFRCSTCPYKGLPPFKLGEKVSLSENFLVADI; this is encoded by the exons ATG GATACTAAGAGAACGCTGCAGCGTTCTGTGCTGGCTTTAACAGACGAGACTCTTATTTCAGTAAGCAGAGTAGTAAATGCTGCAAGGGGGGACGCGAATGATGGGGTTGAACGGTGTGATCCTCAAGTTATCACTCAAGCATCATCTTTAa GTAAGCTGCCAGCGGAGCCTTCCTCTGTGGATATTGTGGTTTCCATCTGCAGTTCGATTGAATTTCCTGGTGATCTGTTGGTAAAGGAAATTTTTAGAGTGTTGAAGCCTGGTGGAACTATTCTGATTTACAATTCTCAGCAATCTGTTATAGGAGAAACTGACAAG ACAATTTCTGGTCTTCAGCGCAAGTTGCTTTTAGCTGGGTTCTCAGAAGTAGAAGCTCTACAGCCAAAATCTGTTGGACTCTCCAATGCGATTCATTCTTTTGGG gTCAAGGCCAAGAAGCCATCTTGGAATATTGGGTCATCCTTTGCGCTAAAGAAATCCATAAAATCATCAGTCAAGGTTCAGATTGATGATGATTCGGATTTGATTGATGAGGATAGCCTTTTGACTGAAGAGGATTTGAAGAAACCTCGGCCACCACTTG TTGGTGATTGTGAAGTTGGAAGCACAAGGAAGGCTTGCAAGAACTGCACTTGTGGTAGAGCTGAGGCAGAGGAAACAGTGAAGTTGGGACTCACCACGGATCAGCTGAACAATCCTCAATCAGCATGTGGCAGT TGTGGACTAGGGGATGCTTTTCGTTGCAGCACATGCCCTTACAAAGGTCTTCCCCCATTCAAACTCGGTGAAAAG GTGTCGCTGTCTGAAAACTTTCTCGTGGCAGACATTTGA
- the LOC118042164 gene encoding uncharacterized protein, translating to MEAENEIREIEGANENESSPSNPKPTQKTVRTKVPEVEIHLYRQGKGPINVFKSSLGGWDQDQLEVREILEKYGFKSIFAFNPESGRGAPIRFGRNGRSMLGYRDGSVIHVDGEPKDSLIKPVTKTVLGVAVITLLITLALKERPEWIKSSNLFGGSFPPWILACAVIVFTRMRKRTGDFLKKRGW from the exons ATGGAGGCAGAAAACGAAATTAGAGAAATCGAAGGCGCAAACGAGAACGAATCTTCACCGAGCAACCCGAAGCCGACGCAAAAAACGGTTAGGACCAAAGTACCGGAGGTGGAGATCCATCTGTACAGACAAGGCAAGGGTCCGATTAACGTGTTCAAGTCGAGCTTGGGAGGGTGGGACCAGGACCAACTGGAGGTCCGAGAAATCCTCGAGAAATACGGGTTCAAGTCGATCTTCGCTTTCAATCCAGAGTCGGGTCGGGGTGCGCCGATTCGTTTTGGGAGGAATGGTAGGTCTATGCTTGGGTATAGAGATGGATCGGTCATTCACGTTGACGGAGAACCAAAG GACTCCTTGATCAAACCAGTGACCAAGACCGTGCTTGGGGTAGCAGTGATCACTCTTTTGATAACATTGGCTCTGAAGGAACGTCCAGAATGGATCAAGAGTTCAAACCTTTTTGGTGGAAGCTTCCCGCCATGGATCCTTGCCTGTgctgttattgtttttactcGCATGAGGAAGAGAACTGGGGACTTTTTGAAAAAGCGTGGCTGGTAA